GTACAGGATGTAAAACAAAAAACGGTCTGttatattatatacacacacatctccTCTTCAGTGGCATTTAGGTACTGGAGGTCAATACATTGTCTACATCCCAAatcacatcctattccctatgtaggggcACTACTATTCCTTGCTCAAacctagtgcactacatagggaatagggggccattcgGTACAGGTCCACTCAGTAATAATCGTCGTCCTCCTCGTCTTCCTCAGGCACTGCTTCAAGCTCATTGTtgtcgtcgtcctcctcctcctccatgtggtAGTCTGCAGGACCACTCAGTAATAatcgtcgtcctcctcctcctcgtctacCTCAGGCACGGCTTCAAGCTCATTGTTgtcgtcatcctcctcctcctcttcctcctcttcttcctcctcctcctcctcttctatgcGGTAGTCTACAGGACCACTCAGCAGCAGTTTGGTCTGGTTGATCGCTGCTTCGTCATCCAGGTTCAGAGGAACCTGCAGGGAACAGGAGGTGAGGTTATTAGataaaggggtgtgtgtgtgtgtgtgtgtgtgtgacagacgtgtgtgtgacagacgtgtgtgtgacagacgtgtgtgtgtgtgtgtgtgtgtgacagacgtgtgtgtgtgtgtgtgtgtgtgtgtgtgtgtgtgtgtgtgtgtgtgtgacagacgtgtgtgtgacagacgtgtgtgtgtgtgtgtgtgtgtgtgtgtgacagacgtgtgtgtgtgtgtgacagacgtgtgtgtgtgtgtgtgcagtacctCAGGACTGGCAGGTTGTGAAGGACCTTCGTCTGTCTGAGCGTTGATGATGGACTTTAG
This genomic interval from Salvelinus alpinus chromosome 6, SLU_Salpinus.1, whole genome shotgun sequence contains the following:
- the snapc5 gene encoding snRNA-activating protein complex subunit 5, producing the protein MLSRLQELKKEEETLLKIKVMLQDQLNRLKFEEGALKSIINAQTDEGPSQPASPEVPLNLDDEAAINQTKLLLSGPVDYRIEEEEEEEEEEEEEEEDDDNNELEAVPEVDEEEEDDDYY